TTCCCTATCTTGATATCGATTTGAAATATTACGATTTGGGAATGGAAAGCCGCGATGCCACCGACGACCAAATTACAATAGACGCAGCCCACGCTATCCAAAAATATGGTGTTGGTGTAAAATGTGCCACCATCACACCCGATGAAGTCCGTGTGGAAGAATTCGGCCTGAAAAAAATGTGGAAGTCGCCAAACGGTACCATCCGTAACATTTTAGGCGGAACTGTTTTCCGCGAGCCCATTATGATTTCGAACATTCCGCGTTTGGTACCGGGTTGGAAAAAGCCAATTTGTATCGGTCGTCACGCTTTTGGCGATCAGTATCGTGCTACCGATTTTCTGACTAAAGGAAAAGGTAAACTCACCATTACTTTTACGCCTGAAGACGGCAGCGAACCTGTTTCGCACGAGGTTTTCGATTTTGAAGGAAACGGACTGGCAATGGCAATGTACAACACCGACGAATCGATTATCGGCTTTGCCCATTCATGTATGAATCAAGCACTTGACAAAGGATGGCCTTTATACATGTCCACTAAAAATACTATCTTAAAAGCCTACGACGGTCGATTTAAAGACCTTTTCCAGATGGTTTACGAAAACGATTACCGCGAGAAATTTGAAGCCGCAGGAATTTGGTACGAACACCGTTTGATCGACGATATGGTAGCCGCAGCCCTGAAATGGGAAGGCGGATTTGTTTGGGCCTGTAAAAACTACGATGGAGATGTACAAAGTGATACCGTAGCACAAGGATTTGGTTCGCTGGGATTAATGACTTCAACACTGGTTACTCCCGACGGGAAAACCATGGAAGCCGAAGCAGCTCACGGAACGGTAACACGCCACTTCCGTCAGCACCAGCAAGGAAAACCAACATCAACAAATCCGATTGCATCGATTTTTGCATGGACACGTGGTTTGGCTTTCCGCGGAAAACTGGATGAAAACCAGGATTTAATTGATTTTGCGCATACACTGGAACAAGTTTGT
The nucleotide sequence above comes from uncultured Draconibacterium sp.. Encoded proteins:
- a CDS encoding isocitrate dehydrogenase (NADP(+)) encodes the protein MQKIKVQNPVVELDGDEMTRVIWDFIKQKLILPYLDIDLKYYDLGMESRDATDDQITIDAAHAIQKYGVGVKCATITPDEVRVEEFGLKKMWKSPNGTIRNILGGTVFREPIMISNIPRLVPGWKKPICIGRHAFGDQYRATDFLTKGKGKLTITFTPEDGSEPVSHEVFDFEGNGLAMAMYNTDESIIGFAHSCMNQALDKGWPLYMSTKNTILKAYDGRFKDLFQMVYENDYREKFEAAGIWYEHRLIDDMVAAALKWEGGFVWACKNYDGDVQSDTVAQGFGSLGLMTSTLVTPDGKTMEAEAAHGTVTRHFRQHQQGKPTSTNPIASIFAWTRGLAFRGKLDENQDLIDFAHTLEQVCIETVESGKMTKDLALIIHAKELEEAHYLTTEQFLEALDENLQAKLN